From a region of the Deltaproteobacteria bacterium genome:
- a CDS encoding nucleotidyltransferase domain-containing protein, whose product MEAPGEVSRVDSYPALSEQLLRELVRRVLSVGSPRKIVLFGSHAAGRARPDSDLDVLIVEDSDLPRYKRSARYRRALCGLFPAKDIVVWTPTEIEEWRAVPHAFITTILATGKVLYEG is encoded by the coding sequence ATGGAAGCGCCTGGCGAAGTGAGCAGGGTAGACAGTTACCCTGCGCTCAGCGAGCAACTGCTCCGCGAACTCGTACGACGGGTCTTGTCTGTGGGCTCCCCGCGCAAGATTGTCCTGTTTGGATCACACGCGGCCGGACGCGCGCGCCCGGACAGCGACCTCGATGTGCTGATCGTCGAGGACTCCGACCTCCCGCGCTATAAGCGCTCGGCCCGGTATCGCCGCGCGCTCTGCGGGCTCTTCCCGGCCAAAGACATCGTGGTCTGGACCCCGACAGAGATCGAGGAGTGGCGAGCCGTGCCCCACGCGTTCATCACGACCATCTTGGCCACCGGGAAAGTCCTGTATGAAGGATAA